From Canis lupus baileyi chromosome X, mCanLup2.hap1, whole genome shotgun sequence:
AAAGCCAATATGAAATAAAAGGTGTTAGGACTAGGAAACTGATCATGAGTTTATCAGTGCAACCTCAtataaaaacaacttttatttgAAGGGTTTGATAGAATAAAATCTCTGCTTCAAAACAATATTAAAGAGGAGGAAGAATGTGACTGAAACAGCCTTTGGACTTAACCAGACATGGGATTGAAATATACCTCTGACACTTACTAGCTTTGGGGCTATGAGCAAAGCCGAACCACACTGCACCTCTGTTTCCTGATCTGCAAAATGGAAGTATTGAAAATACTCTTATCAAATTTGGTGAGAATTAAATGGATTAACACAGGAGATAGATGAGTAAATGCTGCACAACActgaaattaaagtttaaaatactgtattatatacttgaaagatGCCAGGAGACTAGATCTTATAGGttcttactacaaaaaaaaaagtaataatgagATGTGATGGCAGTGTTAGTTAACACTATGGTGGTATCATATTGTAATAGATAAGTGTAACAAATCAATACATTGTACATTTTatacttacacaatgttatatatcaatcatatcaaaataaaaaatgcttgtAACTAAATAAAAACGTTGGACATACTTAGTACATAATAATTGGTAACTTCATATTGTTGTTATTCTTTGTTTAGTATTACTTTAGTATTTTCTATGTGTTGCTTACAGCTACCACAAATTCAATTAAAGAATGCATTTGTTCATTGATTCCCTGCTGTGAGCACTAGTTGAAGCCCAACTCTCACTCTGGAATTCACCATAAACATTTCAATTTTAGATGAGGAGAAATACATTGTATTAAAGTCGGAGCGGCTTATTATACTGATTGGCATCAGTTATTTCCCTCTttaattattccctttttttcctctaaaataagGTCCCATCATATTTGAACTCCTAGGAgcctaaaagaagaaagataaggCTGCTACGAATCTGCCTATCACAATATATTAAGTTTAGCTGAAAAATTAGATCAGAAACCTATGGCTCCTTAAGACCATGTTTGGTTACCCTTTCTTATTTTGCAATAAAATtaaaccatatttatttatttaatcatttgcaCATCCATTAATGTATGTTGATAGCTGTGATCCAAGTTACTGCCAAAAGACATCTTACAGGTGGTCTTATGATCAAAACCAAACTAAAATTATCACAGGGTAAAGGAGGAAATACAACTATCAAGAAGGGAAGGGATATTTCACTTCACAGacatcttcctcttctcttattttcttctgtcttttcttctttgctttctccttGTTCTACTTCTTTTCATTAGCCCCTGCCAATGCCCTGAGTATGCCAGCACCTTTAATTAGCTAAGGAGGTATTGGTCCTAAAATGACTGCAGATGGGCCAAGGTGGAATTTCAGAACTGCCTCTCAGTGGTAAATTTTTGAAAGTTGAAGAAAGAATTCTGGAGTGAAACTGAAGGGGACAATTTTTCACAGGCAGAAGGTAAAATAGCTAACACTATAAAATTAGTAATTAATTCCACTACAAAAAAAGTAATGAAGATAACTGAATGTTTCCTGAAATTTAATTCTGACTTGTAATGTTTTTTCTAGTTTCAATGTACTACTTAGAGGATGAGTTAAGCATCCTTCTGCAATAACTGCTTATGATCAAAGTATACAAATTATTCTCTATTCTAGCCCTCATCCCTCTTCTCTCCAATCTCAGAATACATTAGTAAGAGTCACCTGCCTTGTAGTCCTGAAGACACTTACCAGTATTAGAATTAAGATCATCAGGCTCtgattcatttccattttggtttccatttccctGAAGAGTGTTCATTACCATAAGCTTCATCTTCTGCAGTTTCATTGCTTCAGCCATTGCTGCAGCTGTTATACCTAAAACCAGAACCATACCTTTTAAAATGGGGACCATTTCTAATGTAATTGAAAGTTGGATACATTTCTTTAACAGACCTATGCTACATGGCACAAGCTAAAATAAAACTCATGTCTAATTTATACATAATATTCTTTGACAAAGTAATTTTCAACTCTTGTTTTGACCTCATCTTACAACAGACTGTTTAAACCtctaaaaatcattaaatgtaCGTTAAATTCTATCTAAAATAACATTGTCAGAGGAAGGACTGTGAAATACTTAAAGGAATTACTTTCTAATAAATGTGTTGTTGGGACTTCTGCTAAAGTATGA
This genomic window contains:
- the LOC140628026 gene encoding dachshund homolog 2-like isoform X1, whose amino-acid sequence is MTRKQAVNSSRPGRPPKRSLGVLQDNARLLPHSVSGLLSPGLITPTGITAAAMAEAMKLQKMKLMVMNTLQGNGNQNGNESEPDDLNSNTDQETEVQCGSALLIAPKLVSVRGIFQSHVWLSPKAVSVTFFLLFNIVLKQRFYSIKPFK